In Chanodichthys erythropterus isolate Z2021 chromosome 7, ASM2448905v1, whole genome shotgun sequence, a genomic segment contains:
- the sphkap gene encoding A-kinase anchor protein SPHKAP isoform X1, with translation MFEGSESADTQEVKSDSTLGSSVSACKKVLCSNSVLDSSEYWLKNDKALCRIGFLEDQHDGGCPTICFVNLDRHTPDRHDDSYIKKLASVCPELPRLIESLGVRQPKENEILLLSSLESPDSCQHDPSHPQSHRTADVCLVHCSCGRRPTQTNNVVFEINKFLIGLQSGQERQRHGRLAGQRAAEDDTNRSVSSIEEDFLTASEQLGEDSEDDPFRNDPEISIMPESVKVLRTAHAQRRSEIEREDSEDSETLCTSSNSQKLSRTYSCPSRGPHATLKKQVNRHTKESAGHYATNLAESVLQDAFIRLSQDEPSFVTEAAVSVSTTSQHSSDVSHSTEEPPRARACSFELPKIVIVQSPDNSEEVTEWPEAQSHGTTEHDSPNKARTKHGHHPQHNSPIGHSTKPVEIALACAASVIGTITAPQVAEKLTLESGEEDECEDDEEDEEGSETEQGDYSFSSAVCGMSQVAGAVAVVDLADDSGDNEDLTDMYSASMGLLSVAQASSAIPLHCSIAEGTSVEAFRANVAEVLLREASAVLTHRQSYSSVANFLETTHNKIVNGITNPRRPYQEQQDVDNFTQEISDSIFQNALEKAEKRKELEGPGKDAPNIEGFLLDCVNNLLFDVLCITSRKISEISKCNMESFDGQEGSVSFREYEADNKSGREALSQLQRLIEPIQAYNHDERRRSVEKLSALIGKREREQKHIQEEREKEPKLKEPYRLTLNRVTATLVKEQSDLQGQLSRSDKNADSPFPSVESSPLHMARGRAGGESESRQQSVSSSSGALVALKMDSGETKTPVTCFAEDLATTVVSMATELAAICLENSSGKQPWFCALKGGSEGPEGLLLPCRTAAALRRKETQNGTAVTKKHRPPRLSEIKRKTEEQPELMERLVNRVVDETVNLDEPTTSDPFALFASEVTARIMNCPELNVVDTSKSGQASRSRLQCEKWSSRGKASSYESIPEEDSDPSGTLNTLGPGNRLGHNLSRGSSISKQSSCESITDEFSRFMVNQMETEGRGFDLLLDYYAGKNASSILAAAVQQAASKKNGHLNVRTSSCLSKQSSTESITEEFYRFMLKDMDKENKDYSLTKTKEWSNSLLPPSPRTPFCFRQSSVPDRRSSDSRLTVNSPIKANSFDGFARNVHGDSLNIYPTNSVSSTGLCKSDSCLYKRGQTDQITDMLIHETWASSIESLMRKNKIIAEPSEDSVELDSADSQPHVQLFANRLAADIVESGKSLLGGQQDVIVSASQATVGERRYGFKHSRRENSGNQPSVEHQENSGSSHSPSCVRQAWRGQREVPLIHIEPDQREEASEDKGRVGPHHREASYQIQPQSGRESETAAKSSDKDRVSSVASAGVEVERRSFSASSEESGSGSWAQIAPEDDPQEETTSSFIQLSEGNGNSSASSLGLADLEGFLDFSISGNLISEERERKASHCQDQADEVTSGLSTAGSSCQRELLVLNFDLEPECVDGELRAALQWIAASELGVPALYFRKSPEHNLAKFHRVVQLAGQKAWRVGDLFSTVAQFCQLHQDLEQRGRPVPSLFDWILKTKR, from the exons ATCTGCTTTGTTAACTTGGACAGACATACCCCTGATCGGCATGACGACAGCTACATCAAA AAACTGGCCTCAGTGTGCCCAGAGCTGCCACGGTTAATTGAGTCTCTCGGAGTGCGGCAACCCAAAGAAAATGAGATTCTGCTTCTCAGCAGCCTAGAGTCACCGGACTCCTGCCAGCATGACCCAAGCCACCCACAG AGCCATAGAACAGCGGATGTCTGTCTGGTGCATTGTTCCTGTGGGCGACGCCCTACCCAAACGAACAATGTCGTTTTTGAGATCAACAAATTCCTGATTGGACTACAGTCTGGGCAAGAGAGGCAGAGACATGGCCGATTGGCTGGTCAGAGGGCTGCCGAAGATGACACCAACCGCTCTGTTTCATCCATAGAAGAAGACTTTCTCACTGCCTCCGAGCAGCTTGGGGAAGACAGTGAAGATGACCCATTCAGAAATG ATCCTGAGATTTCTATCATGCCTGAGTCGGTTAAGGTGTTAAGAACAGCCCACGCTCAAAGAAGGAGTGAAATAGAGAGAGAGGATAGTGAGGACTCTGAGACCCTCTGTACCTCTTCCAACTCCCAAAAGCTTTCAAGAACATATTCCTGCCCTTCAAGAGGACCACACGCCACCCTCAAAAAACAAGTCAATCGTCACACCAAGGAGTCTGCTGGTCACTATGCCACCAATCTGGCTGAATCAGTCCTGCAAGATGCTTTTATTCGTTTGTCACAAGATGAGCCTTCTTTTGTAACGGAGGCAGCTGTGAGTGTGTCCACCACCTCGCAGCACTCAAGTGATGTAAGCCATTCCACTGAAGAGCCACCGAGAGCTCGAGCttgctcttttgaacttcctAAAATCGTGATCGTCCAGAGCCCTGACAACAGTGAGGAGGTAACAGAGTGGCCGGAAGCACAGTCACATGGGACAACTGAGCATGATAGTCCAAATAAAGCCAGAACGAAGCATGGTCATCACCCCCAGCACAACTCGCCAATTGGACACTCCACTAAGCCAGTGGAAATTGCTTTGGCATGTGCTGCAAGTGTCATTGGTACCATTACCGCCCCTCAAGTCGCAGAAAAACTCACACTGGAGTCGGGAGAAGAAGATGAGTGTGAGGATGACGAAGAAGACGAAGAAGGGAGTGAAACCGAACAAGGGGattattcattttcttctgCAGTATGTGGAATGTCTCAGGTCGCTGGAGCCGTAGCTGTGGTAGATCTAGCAGATGACTCTGGGGATAATGAAGACTTGACAGACATGTATTCTGCCTCTATGGGACTTCTGTCAGTTGCCCAAGCTTCATCTGCAATACCTCTCCACTGTAGCATTGCAGAGGGCACCAGTGTCGAGGCTTTCAGAGCCAATGTGGCTGAAGTTCTCCTCAGGGAAGCTTCAGCTGTACTCACCCACAGACAAAGTTATTCAAGCGTTGCAAATTTCCTTGAGACCACACATAACAAGATAGTGAATGGCATCACAAATCCAAGAAGGCCCTATCAGGAACAACAGGACGTGGATAACTTTACCCAGGAAATATCAGACAGTATCTTTCAGAATGCCCTTGAGAAGGCTGAGAAGAGAAAAGAGCTTGAGGGTCCTGGAAAAGATGCCCCAAACATTGAGGGTTTTCTCTTGGACTGTGTGAATAATTTGCTTTTTGATGTCCTATGTATAACATCAAGGAAAATTAGtgaaatttcaaaatgtaatatgGAATCATTTGATGGGCAAGAAGGCAGTGTCAGTTTTAGGGAGTATGAAGCTGATAACAAGTCTGGCAGGGAAGCATTGAGCCAGTTACAGCGTTTGATTGAGCCAATCCAGGCTTATAATCATGACGAGAGGCGAAGAAGTGTGGAGAAGTTGTCTGCTCTCATagggaaaagagagagagagcaaaagcACATACAGGAGGAGAGAGAAAAGGAGCCCAAACTGAAAGAACCCTACAGACTTACTCTGAACAGAGTGACTGCCACATTGGTCAAGGAACAATCTGACCTGCAAGGGCAGCTGAGCAGAAGTGACAAGAACGCAGACTCTCCATTCCCTTCAGTTGAAAGCTCACCACTTCACATGGCACGAGGGAGGGCAGGAGGAGAGAGCGAGAGCAGACAGCAGTCTGTATCATCCTCTTCAGGAGCACTTGTGGCACTTAAAATGGATTCGGGTGAGACCAAAACTCCTGTCACATGCTTTGCTGAAGACTTGGCGACCACAGTGGTATCCATGGCTACAGAGCTGGCAGCGATATGCCTGGAGAACTCGAGCGGAAAACAGCCATGGTTCTGCGCCTTAAAGGGAGGTTCAGAAGGTCCAGAGGGGCTGCTTCTGCCCTGTCGCACAGCTGCAGCACTCCGCCGAAAGGAGACACAAAATGGCACCGCAGTCACCAAGAAACACAGACCTCCACGTCTCAGTGAAATCAAACGTAAGACCGAAGAACAGCCTGAACTCATGGAGCGTCTGGTCAACCGTGTTGTGGATGAAACTGTCAATCTAGATGAACCCACAACTTCTGATCCATTTGCACTATTTGCGTCAGAGGTTACAGCCAGGATAATGAACTGCCCAGAATTAAATGTGGTGGATACTTCCAAATCTGGTCAGGCATCGCGCAGTCGCCTACAGTGTGAGAAATGGAGCAGCAGGGGGAAAGCATCAAGCTATGAGAGCATTCCAGAGGAGGACTCAGATCCCTCCGGAACACTAAACACTTTGGGGCCAGGAAACAGGCTTGGGCATAATTTGAGCAGAGGTAGCTCTATCTCCAAGCAGTCCAGCTGTGAGAGTATTACGGATGAGTTCTCTCGGTTCATGGTGAACCAGATGGAGACAGAGGGTCGAGGATTTGACCTTCTGCTGGACTACTATGCTGGGAAAAATGCCAGCAGCATCCTTGCTGCAGCTGTTCAACAAGCTGCCAGTAAAAAAAACGGACACCTCAATGTGCGGACATCATCTTGTCTCTCTAAGCAGTCCAGCACTGAGAGCATCACGGAAGAATTTTATCGCTTCATGCTGAAAGACATGGATAAGGAGAATAAGGATTACAGTCTGACCAAGACCAAAGAGTGGAGTAATAGTCTATTACCCCCATCCCCAAGAACCCCGTTTTGTTTCCGTCAGTCTTCTGTTCCTGATAGACGATCCTCAGATTCCAGACTAACTGTAAACTCACCCATCAAGGCTAATTCATTCGATGGTTTTGCTCGAAATGTACATGGGGACTCACTCAACATATATCCAACCAACTCTGTGTCATCAACGGGACTCTGCAAGTCTGATTCTTGCTTGTATAAGCGTGGCCAAACAGACCAAATCACAGACATGCTGATTCATGAAACCTGGGCCAGCTCTATTGAGTCTCTAATGCGCAAGAATAAAATAATTGCGGAGCCCTCAGAGGACAGTGTGGAACTCGATTCTGCCGACTCACAGCCACATGTACAGCTCTTTGCTAATCGTCTAGCGGCAGACATTGTAGAGAGTGGCAAATCCTTGCTTGGAGGCCAACAGGACGTCATTGTGTCTGCTTCACAAGCTACAGTTGGAGAAAGAAGATATGGCTTTAAACATTCACGTCGTGAAAATAGTGGAAACCAGCCAAGCGTGGAACATCAGGAAAACAGCGGTAGCTCCCACAGTCCCTCCTGTGTGAGGCAAGCATGGCGTGGACAGAGGGAGGTACCCTTGATTCACATTGAACCAGATCAAAGAGAAGAGGCCTCAGAAGACAAGGGGAGGGTTGGACCCCACCACAGGGAAGCATCCTATCAGATCCAGCCGCAAAGTGGTAGAGAGAGTGAGACAGCAGCCAAAAGCAG TGACAAAGACAGGGTCTCCTCAGTGGCCTCTGCAGGTGTGGAGGTGGAGCGACGCTCTTTCAGCGCTAGCAGTGAGGAAAGTGGCTCAGGCAGCTGGGCCCAGATTGCCCCTGAAGACGACCCCCAGGAGGAGACCACCAGTAGCTTTATCCAGCTAAGCGAGGG AAACGGAAACAGCAGCGCTTCTAGTCTGGGATTGGCAGACCTGGAGGGCTTTCTAGACTTCTCCATCTCCGGCAACCTAATCAG tgaggagagagagaggaaggcTTCGCACTGTCAGGACCAGGCGGATG AAGTCACATCGGGTTTGTCCACAGCCGGCAGCAGCTGTCAAAGGGAGCTTCTGGTGCTGAACTTTGACCTGGAACCAGAGTGTGTGGATGGAGAACTAAGAGCAGCGCTCCAGTGGATTGCTGCGTCTGAGCTCGGCGTGCCGGCTCTCTACTTCAGAAAGAGCCCGGAGCACAATCTCGCTAAG TTCCACAGAGTGGTGCAGTTGGCAGGTCAGAAGGCTTGGCGTGTTGGTGACTTGTTCAGCACTGTGGCTCAGTTCTGTCAGCTCCACCAGGACCTGGAGCAGAGAGGACGGCCAGTGCCCAGCCTGTTTGACTGGATACTGAAGACCAAGCGCTAG
- the sphkap gene encoding A-kinase anchor protein SPHKAP isoform X2 encodes MFEGSESADTQEVKSDSTLGSSVSACKKVLCSNSVLDSSEYWLKNDKALCRIGFLEDQHDGGCPTICFVNLDRHTPDRHDDSYIKKLASVCPELPRLIESLGVRQPKENEILLLSSLESPDSCQHDPSHPQSHRTADVCLVHCSCGRRPTQTNNVVFEINKFLIGLQSGQERQRHGRLAGQRAAEDDTNRSVSSIEEDFLTASEQLGEDSEDDPFRNDPEISIMPESVKVLRTAHAQRRSEIEREDSEDSETLCTSSNSQKLSRTYSCPSRGPHATLKKQVNRHTKESAGHYATNLAESVLQDAFIRLSQDEPSFVTEAAVSVSTTSQHSSDVSHSTEEPPRARACSFELPKIVIVQSPDNSEEVTEWPEAQSHGTTEHDSPNKARTKHGHHPQHNSPIGHSTKPVEIALACAASVIGTITAPQVAEKLTLESGEEDECEDDEEDEEGSETEQGDYSFSSAVCGMSQVAGAVAVVDLADDSGDNEDLTDMYSASMGLLSVAQASSAIPLHCSIAEGTSVEAFRANVAEVLLREASAVLTHRQSYSSVANFLETTHNKIVNGITNPRRPYQEQQDVDNFTQEISDSIFQNALEKAEKRKELEGPGKDAPNIEGFLLDCVNNLLFDVLCITSRKISEISKCNMESFDGQEGSVSFREYEADNKSGREALSQLQRLIEPIQAYNHDERRRSVEKLSALIGKREREQKHIQEEREKEPKLKEPYRLTLNRVTATLVKEQSDLQGQLSRSDKNADSPFPSVESSPLHMARGRAGGESESRQQSVSSSSGALVALKMDSGETKTPVTCFAEDLATTVVSMATELAAICLENSSGKQPWFCALKGGSEGPEGLLLPCRTAAALRRKETQNGTAVTKKHRPPRLSEIKRKTEEQPELMERLVNRVVDETVNLDEPTTSDPFALFASEVTARIMNCPELNVVDTSKSGQASRSRLQCEKWSSRGKASSYESIPEEDSDPSGTLNTLGPGNRLGHNLSRGSSISKQSSCESITDEFSRFMVNQMETEGRGFDLLLDYYAGKNASSILAAAVQQAASKKNGHLNVRTSSCLSKQSSTESITEEFYRFMLKDMDKENKDYSLTKTKEWSNSLLPPSPRTPFCFRQSSVPDRRSSDSRLTVNSPIKANSFDGFARNVHGDSLNIYPTNSVSSTGLCKSDSCLYKRGQTDQITDMLIHETWASSIESLMRKNKIIAEPSEDSVELDSADSQPHVQLFANRLAADIVESGKSLLGGQQDVIVSASQATVGERRYGFKHSRRENSGNQPSVEHQENSGSSHSPSCVRQAWRGQREVPLIHIEPDQREEASEDKGRVGPHHREASYQIQPQSGRESETAAKSRNGNSSASSLGLADLEGFLDFSISGNLISEERERKASHCQDQADEVTSGLSTAGSSCQRELLVLNFDLEPECVDGELRAALQWIAASELGVPALYFRKSPEHNLAKFHRVVQLAGQKAWRVGDLFSTVAQFCQLHQDLEQRGRPVPSLFDWILKTKR; translated from the exons ATCTGCTTTGTTAACTTGGACAGACATACCCCTGATCGGCATGACGACAGCTACATCAAA AAACTGGCCTCAGTGTGCCCAGAGCTGCCACGGTTAATTGAGTCTCTCGGAGTGCGGCAACCCAAAGAAAATGAGATTCTGCTTCTCAGCAGCCTAGAGTCACCGGACTCCTGCCAGCATGACCCAAGCCACCCACAG AGCCATAGAACAGCGGATGTCTGTCTGGTGCATTGTTCCTGTGGGCGACGCCCTACCCAAACGAACAATGTCGTTTTTGAGATCAACAAATTCCTGATTGGACTACAGTCTGGGCAAGAGAGGCAGAGACATGGCCGATTGGCTGGTCAGAGGGCTGCCGAAGATGACACCAACCGCTCTGTTTCATCCATAGAAGAAGACTTTCTCACTGCCTCCGAGCAGCTTGGGGAAGACAGTGAAGATGACCCATTCAGAAATG ATCCTGAGATTTCTATCATGCCTGAGTCGGTTAAGGTGTTAAGAACAGCCCACGCTCAAAGAAGGAGTGAAATAGAGAGAGAGGATAGTGAGGACTCTGAGACCCTCTGTACCTCTTCCAACTCCCAAAAGCTTTCAAGAACATATTCCTGCCCTTCAAGAGGACCACACGCCACCCTCAAAAAACAAGTCAATCGTCACACCAAGGAGTCTGCTGGTCACTATGCCACCAATCTGGCTGAATCAGTCCTGCAAGATGCTTTTATTCGTTTGTCACAAGATGAGCCTTCTTTTGTAACGGAGGCAGCTGTGAGTGTGTCCACCACCTCGCAGCACTCAAGTGATGTAAGCCATTCCACTGAAGAGCCACCGAGAGCTCGAGCttgctcttttgaacttcctAAAATCGTGATCGTCCAGAGCCCTGACAACAGTGAGGAGGTAACAGAGTGGCCGGAAGCACAGTCACATGGGACAACTGAGCATGATAGTCCAAATAAAGCCAGAACGAAGCATGGTCATCACCCCCAGCACAACTCGCCAATTGGACACTCCACTAAGCCAGTGGAAATTGCTTTGGCATGTGCTGCAAGTGTCATTGGTACCATTACCGCCCCTCAAGTCGCAGAAAAACTCACACTGGAGTCGGGAGAAGAAGATGAGTGTGAGGATGACGAAGAAGACGAAGAAGGGAGTGAAACCGAACAAGGGGattattcattttcttctgCAGTATGTGGAATGTCTCAGGTCGCTGGAGCCGTAGCTGTGGTAGATCTAGCAGATGACTCTGGGGATAATGAAGACTTGACAGACATGTATTCTGCCTCTATGGGACTTCTGTCAGTTGCCCAAGCTTCATCTGCAATACCTCTCCACTGTAGCATTGCAGAGGGCACCAGTGTCGAGGCTTTCAGAGCCAATGTGGCTGAAGTTCTCCTCAGGGAAGCTTCAGCTGTACTCACCCACAGACAAAGTTATTCAAGCGTTGCAAATTTCCTTGAGACCACACATAACAAGATAGTGAATGGCATCACAAATCCAAGAAGGCCCTATCAGGAACAACAGGACGTGGATAACTTTACCCAGGAAATATCAGACAGTATCTTTCAGAATGCCCTTGAGAAGGCTGAGAAGAGAAAAGAGCTTGAGGGTCCTGGAAAAGATGCCCCAAACATTGAGGGTTTTCTCTTGGACTGTGTGAATAATTTGCTTTTTGATGTCCTATGTATAACATCAAGGAAAATTAGtgaaatttcaaaatgtaatatgGAATCATTTGATGGGCAAGAAGGCAGTGTCAGTTTTAGGGAGTATGAAGCTGATAACAAGTCTGGCAGGGAAGCATTGAGCCAGTTACAGCGTTTGATTGAGCCAATCCAGGCTTATAATCATGACGAGAGGCGAAGAAGTGTGGAGAAGTTGTCTGCTCTCATagggaaaagagagagagagcaaaagcACATACAGGAGGAGAGAGAAAAGGAGCCCAAACTGAAAGAACCCTACAGACTTACTCTGAACAGAGTGACTGCCACATTGGTCAAGGAACAATCTGACCTGCAAGGGCAGCTGAGCAGAAGTGACAAGAACGCAGACTCTCCATTCCCTTCAGTTGAAAGCTCACCACTTCACATGGCACGAGGGAGGGCAGGAGGAGAGAGCGAGAGCAGACAGCAGTCTGTATCATCCTCTTCAGGAGCACTTGTGGCACTTAAAATGGATTCGGGTGAGACCAAAACTCCTGTCACATGCTTTGCTGAAGACTTGGCGACCACAGTGGTATCCATGGCTACAGAGCTGGCAGCGATATGCCTGGAGAACTCGAGCGGAAAACAGCCATGGTTCTGCGCCTTAAAGGGAGGTTCAGAAGGTCCAGAGGGGCTGCTTCTGCCCTGTCGCACAGCTGCAGCACTCCGCCGAAAGGAGACACAAAATGGCACCGCAGTCACCAAGAAACACAGACCTCCACGTCTCAGTGAAATCAAACGTAAGACCGAAGAACAGCCTGAACTCATGGAGCGTCTGGTCAACCGTGTTGTGGATGAAACTGTCAATCTAGATGAACCCACAACTTCTGATCCATTTGCACTATTTGCGTCAGAGGTTACAGCCAGGATAATGAACTGCCCAGAATTAAATGTGGTGGATACTTCCAAATCTGGTCAGGCATCGCGCAGTCGCCTACAGTGTGAGAAATGGAGCAGCAGGGGGAAAGCATCAAGCTATGAGAGCATTCCAGAGGAGGACTCAGATCCCTCCGGAACACTAAACACTTTGGGGCCAGGAAACAGGCTTGGGCATAATTTGAGCAGAGGTAGCTCTATCTCCAAGCAGTCCAGCTGTGAGAGTATTACGGATGAGTTCTCTCGGTTCATGGTGAACCAGATGGAGACAGAGGGTCGAGGATTTGACCTTCTGCTGGACTACTATGCTGGGAAAAATGCCAGCAGCATCCTTGCTGCAGCTGTTCAACAAGCTGCCAGTAAAAAAAACGGACACCTCAATGTGCGGACATCATCTTGTCTCTCTAAGCAGTCCAGCACTGAGAGCATCACGGAAGAATTTTATCGCTTCATGCTGAAAGACATGGATAAGGAGAATAAGGATTACAGTCTGACCAAGACCAAAGAGTGGAGTAATAGTCTATTACCCCCATCCCCAAGAACCCCGTTTTGTTTCCGTCAGTCTTCTGTTCCTGATAGACGATCCTCAGATTCCAGACTAACTGTAAACTCACCCATCAAGGCTAATTCATTCGATGGTTTTGCTCGAAATGTACATGGGGACTCACTCAACATATATCCAACCAACTCTGTGTCATCAACGGGACTCTGCAAGTCTGATTCTTGCTTGTATAAGCGTGGCCAAACAGACCAAATCACAGACATGCTGATTCATGAAACCTGGGCCAGCTCTATTGAGTCTCTAATGCGCAAGAATAAAATAATTGCGGAGCCCTCAGAGGACAGTGTGGAACTCGATTCTGCCGACTCACAGCCACATGTACAGCTCTTTGCTAATCGTCTAGCGGCAGACATTGTAGAGAGTGGCAAATCCTTGCTTGGAGGCCAACAGGACGTCATTGTGTCTGCTTCACAAGCTACAGTTGGAGAAAGAAGATATGGCTTTAAACATTCACGTCGTGAAAATAGTGGAAACCAGCCAAGCGTGGAACATCAGGAAAACAGCGGTAGCTCCCACAGTCCCTCCTGTGTGAGGCAAGCATGGCGTGGACAGAGGGAGGTACCCTTGATTCACATTGAACCAGATCAAAGAGAAGAGGCCTCAGAAGACAAGGGGAGGGTTGGACCCCACCACAGGGAAGCATCCTATCAGATCCAGCCGCAAAGTGGTAGAGAGAGTGAGACAGCAGCCAAAAGCAG AAACGGAAACAGCAGCGCTTCTAGTCTGGGATTGGCAGACCTGGAGGGCTTTCTAGACTTCTCCATCTCCGGCAACCTAATCAG tgaggagagagagaggaaggcTTCGCACTGTCAGGACCAGGCGGATG AAGTCACATCGGGTTTGTCCACAGCCGGCAGCAGCTGTCAAAGGGAGCTTCTGGTGCTGAACTTTGACCTGGAACCAGAGTGTGTGGATGGAGAACTAAGAGCAGCGCTCCAGTGGATTGCTGCGTCTGAGCTCGGCGTGCCGGCTCTCTACTTCAGAAAGAGCCCGGAGCACAATCTCGCTAAG TTCCACAGAGTGGTGCAGTTGGCAGGTCAGAAGGCTTGGCGTGTTGGTGACTTGTTCAGCACTGTGGCTCAGTTCTGTCAGCTCCACCAGGACCTGGAGCAGAGAGGACGGCCAGTGCCCAGCCTGTTTGACTGGATACTGAAGACCAAGCGCTAG